Proteins found in one Colletes latitarsis isolate SP2378_abdomen chromosome 8, iyColLati1, whole genome shotgun sequence genomic segment:
- the Sws gene encoding patatin like phospholipase domain containing sws isoform X5 — protein sequence MNNAMHGIFSTFEIFRNCLISICKNGAIALELHVVELFNRYNDNFGSYIFSTWIGKLFTEYQMSKTLFVIVALILLILLVVCIIVLRKWKNKEFLPEVKEFVGVGTGKPRFRKRDKVLFYGRKMLRKVKSIGGQVHATGQGKKRKAVMRFARRLLQLKKDSAPQQLKVLEPPAEYLEEDLGPGDRVPPDALYMLQSIRVFGHFEKPVFLKLCKHTEIMSLPAGSSLFKIGDPDENLFIVQQGLVNVYITGPDGSQISLKLVKTGESVTSLLSFTDVLTGHTSTYKTVSARTMEDSIVVKLPMSAFQEVFQDHPDAFVRVIQVIMVRLQRVTFTALHQYLGLSAELVNQGTHKKKQSPFSGSPVRSRTKENFMTQNTENQCFPPASTSSEQHDGSEMLQRDISTLNSPHSVPIVINRRPKTNLDWKNQNLSPQSDQNIANMVPECDSHWPNSSPVTPQQLYHESQQGSQPDVVHTGSSHPSKKRSTTTEPIQQQLDEAHLVQIATEAFVRELGLEDESILKDGKVQIREVPAGTYLMKEESHKDVALVYIVSGLLTVSQRVPEGRDVGQEVHMFSAHQGEIVGGLAVLTGEPSFYTIRAKHPSRIALLSKSTFFAIMREQPTVVLHVAHSVVRRLSPFVRQVDFALDWLFLESGRAVYRQGDESDSTFIVLSGRLRSVITYKNGKKELVAEYGKGDLVGIVEMVTQTPRSTTVMAVRDSELAKLPEGLFNVIKLRFPIVVTRLINLLGHRILGTWQQPRTKNGSSDKRRAAATVDTRPAQVNFSTVAIVPVSDDVPLTAFTYELYHSLCAIGPCLRLTSDVVRKTLGSTIMEPANEYRLTSWLAQQEDQHRISLYQCDPTYTLWTQRCVRQADCIFIVGLGDRPPSIGRTEREIERLVMRTQKELVLLHKEQSGQRPTNTVQWLNMRSWISSHHHILCPKRMFTRRSQYRINELYSKVLMSEPNVHSDFSRLARWITGTSVGLVLGGGGARGAAHVGMLKAIIEAGIPIDMVGGVSIGAFMGALYCMEKNITTTTQKAREWSKKMTQWWRQIMDLTYPVTSMFSGKDFNKTIQATFGDTYIEDLWLPYFTITTDITDSCMRTHTHGSLWRYIRASMSLSGYMPPMCDPVDGHLLLDGGYVNNLPEQVLINIENMHT from the exons atgaaTAACGCAATGCACGGAATATTTTCTACTTTCGAAATATTTAGAAACTGTCTAATCTCTATTTGTAAAAATGGAGCAATTGCTTTGGAATTACAT GTAGTGGAATTATTTAATAGATACAATGATAATTTTGGATCATATATCTTTTCAACATGGATTGGCAAATTATTCACAGAGTATCAAATGTCAAAGACTTTGTTTGTTATTGTGGCATTGATTCTTTTGATTTTACTTGTTGTGTGTATAATTGTTCTACGAAAATGGAAGAACAAAGAATTTCTCCCAGAAGTGAAAGAATTTGTCGGAGTGGGTACAGGCAAACCAAGATTCAGAAAAAGGGACAAGGTACTCTTTTATGGGAGAAAAATGTTACGCAAAGTAAAATCCATTGGTGGGCAAGTACATGCAACTGGACAAGGAAAGAAACGAAAGGCTGTTATGCGATTTGCAAGAAGACTATTACAACTTAAAAAAGATTCAGCTCCACAACAGTTAAAA GTTTTGGAACCACCTGCTGAATATTTGGAAGAAGATCTAGGTCCTGGAGATAGAGTACCACCAGATGCTTTGTACATGTTGCAAAGCATTCGAGTATTTGGTCATTTTGAAAAGCCTGTATTCTTGAAATTATGCAAGCATACAGAAATTATGAGCTTACCAGCTGGAAgtagtttatttaaaattggAGATCCggatgaaaatttatttattgtccAACAAGGCTTGGTCAATGTTTATATTACAGGACCAGATGGTTCCCAAATATCGTTAAAGCTAGTAAAAACAGGGGAATCGGTAACTAGTCTTCTTAGCTTCACAGATGTACTTACTGGGCATACAAGTACCTATAAAACTGTATCTGCTAGAACTATGGAGGATTCTATAGTAGTCAAGTTACCAATGAGCGCATTTCAAGAG GTTTTTCAAGATCATCCCGATGCATTCGTTCGAGTTATCCAGGTCATTATGGTTCGCCTCCAAAGAGTCACCTTTACTGCTTTACACCAATATCTTGGATTATCTGCTGAATTAGTTAATCAAGGAACACATAAAAAGAAACAGAGTCCATTTTCTGGATCGCCGGTTAGATCGAGAACCAAGGAAAATTTCATGACACAAAATACAGAAAATCAATGCTTTCCGCCAGCATCTACTTCGTCGGAGCAACACGATGGAAGTGAAATGCTACAGCGCGATATTTCTACGTTGAATAGTCCTCACTCTGTACCTATTGTTATAAATCGACGGCCAAAGACTAATCTTGATtggaaaaatcaaaatttaagTCCGCAATCGGATCAGAATATAgcgaatatggtaccagaatgtgaTTCTCATTGGCCAAATTCTTCGCCCGTAACACCGCAACAATTATACCACGAATCACAACAGGGATCACAACCAGACGTTGTACATACAGGCAGTTCTCATCCGAGCAAAAAACGATCAACTACTACAGAACCAATTCAGCAGCAACTAGACGAAGCACATCTTGTTCAAATAGCTACAGAAGCATTTGTTAGAGAACTTGGTTTAGAAGACGAATCAATACTCAAAGATGGCAAGGTGCAAATTAGAGAAGTACCTGCTGGAACTTATTTAATGAAGGAAGAATCTCATAAG GATGTTGCTCTCGTCTATATCGTATCTGGTTTACTAACTGTTAGTCAGCGCGTTCCAGAAGGCAGAGATGTAGGCCAAGAAGTTCACATGTTTAGTGCTCATCAAGGTGAAATTGTTGGAGGATTGGCTGTATTGACTGGAGAACCTTCTTTTTATACCATCAGAGCAAAACATCCTAGTCGTATAGCGCTTCTTAGTAAATCGACATTCTTTGCCATTATGAGAGAACAGCCTACTGTTGTATTGCACGTAGCTCACTCGGTTGTTCGAAGACTTAGTCCTTTTGTTAGACAG GTTGATTTTGCTCTCGACTGGCTATTTCTTGAAAGCGGAAGAGCAGTGTACAGACAAGGCGATGAATCGGACTCGACATTTATTGTATTAAGTGGTCGCCTTCGATCGGTAATTACGTATAAAAACGGAAAAAAAGAACTCGTTGCGGAATACGGAAAAGGAGACCTAGTAGGTATCGTAGAAATGGTCACACAAACTCCACGATCAACGACAGTAATGGCAGTACGAGACTCTGAACTGGCAAAACTTCCCGAAGGATTATTTAACGTAATCAAACTTCGTTTCCCAATAGTAGTTACGAGACTTATAAATTTACTTGGACATCGTATCCTTGGAACTTGGCAACAACCACGTACAAAGAATGGTAGCAGTGATAAACG acgagCTGCTGCGACAGTCGATACAAGACCGGCTCAAGTAAATTTTTCAACTGTTGCTATAGTCCCAGTATCCGATGATGTACCATTGACTGCATTTACGTACGAACTTTATCATTCGTTATGTGCTATCGGGCCTTGCTTACGCCTTACTTCAGACGTTGTCCGAAAA acacTAGGTAGCACTATCATGGAACCCGCAAATGAATATCGTTTAACTTCGTGGCTTGCACAACAAGAAGATCAACATCGAATTTCATTGTACCAGTGCGATCCAACATACACATTGTGGACTCAACGATGCGTTCGACAAGCTGACTGTATTTTTATTGTGGGTTTGGGAGATAGGCCTCCTTCTATAGGTAGAACCGAACGCGAAATCGAGCGTTTAGTAATGAGAACGCAAAAAGAATTAGTACTTTTACACAAAGAACAGAGCGGGCAACGGCCTACGAATACGGTGCAGTGGTTGAATATGAGATCTTGGATTTCTAGTCATCATCATATTCTATGTCCTAAACGAATGTTTACAAGAAGGTCTCAATATAGAATT AATGAATTATATTCCAAGGTTCTCATGTCAGAGCCAAATGTTCATAGTGATTTTAGTAGACTCGCTCGGTGGATAACCGGAACATCGGTTGGACTTGTGCTTGGAGGTGGTGGTGCTAGAGGTGCAGCTCACGTAGGAATGCTCAAAGCAATCATTGAAGCCGGAATACCTATAGACATGGTCGGTGGTGTCAGTATTGGAGCATTTATGGGTGCATTATATTGCATGGAAAAGAATATTACGACGACGACTCAGAAAGCTCGTGAATGGTCTAAG AAAATGACACAATGGTGGAGACAGATAATGGACCTGACGTATCCGGTGACATCCATGTTCTCTGGAAAAGATTTTAATAAAACGATTCAAGCAACGTTTGGTGATACATATATAGAAGACCTATGGTTACCATATTTTACGATAACTACAGACATCACTGATTCTTGTATGCGTACACACACACACG GATCGCTGTGGCGGTACATTCGGGCTTCGATGTCTTTGTCTGGTTATATGCCACCCATGTGTGACCCAGTTGATGGCCATCTCCTGCTCGACGGCGGGTACGTCAATAACCTTCCAG AACAAGTGCTTATAAACATTGAAAACATGCATACATAA
- the Sws gene encoding patatin like phospholipase domain containing sws isoform X1 — MNNAMHGIFSTFEIFRNCLISICKNGAIALELHVVELFNRYNDNFGSYIFSTWIGKLFTEYQMSKTLFVIVALILLILLVVCIIVLRKWKNKEFLPEVKEFVGVGTGKPRFRKRDKVLFYGRKMLRKVKSIGGQVHATGQGKKRKAVMRFARRLLQLKKDSAPQQLKVLEPPAEYLEEDLGPGDRVPPDALYMLQSIRVFGHFEKPVFLKLCKHTEIMSLPAGSSLFKIGDPDENLFIVQQGLVNVYITGPDGSQISLKLVKTGESVTSLLSFTDVLTGHTSTYKTVSARTMEDSIVVKLPMSAFQEVFQDHPDAFVRVIQVIMVRLQRVTFTALHQYLGLSAELVNQGTHKKKQSPFSGSPVRSRTKENFMTQNTENQCFPPASTSSEQHDGSEMLQRDISTLNSPHSVPIVINRRPKTNLDWKNQNLSPQSDQNIANMVPECDSHWPNSSPVTPQQLYHESQQGSQPDVVHTGSSHPSKKRSTTTEPIQQQLDEAHLVQIATEAFVRELGLEDESILKDGKVQIREVPAGTYLMKEESHKDVALVYIVSGLLTVSQRVPEGRDVGQEVHMFSAHQGEIVGGLAVLTGEPSFYTIRAKHPSRIALLSKSTFFAIMREQPTVVLHVAHSVVRRLSPFVRQVDFALDWLFLESGRAVYRQGDESDSTFIVLSGRLRSVITYKNGKKELVAEYGKGDLVGIVEMVTQTPRSTTVMAVRDSELAKLPEGLFNVIKLRFPIVVTRLINLLGHRILGTWQQPRTKNGSSDKRRAAATVDTRPAQVNFSTVAIVPVSDDVPLTAFTYELYHSLCAIGPCLRLTSDVVRKTLGSTIMEPANEYRLTSWLAQQEDQHRISLYQCDPTYTLWTQRCVRQADCIFIVGLGDRPPSIGRTEREIERLVMRTQKELVLLHKEQSGQRPTNTVQWLNMRSWISSHHHILCPKRMFTRRSQYRINELYSKVLMSEPNVHSDFSRLARWITGTSVGLVLGGGGARGAAHVGMLKAIIEAGIPIDMVGGVSIGAFMGALYCMEKNITTTTQKAREWSKKMTQWWRQIMDLTYPVTSMFSGKDFNKTIQATFGDTYIEDLWLPYFTITTDITDSCMRTHTHGSLWRYIRASMSLSGYMPPMCDPVDGHLLLDGGYVNNLPADEMLRQGAHHILAIDVGSQDDTDLTNYGDSLSGWWLLWKRWNPFATPVKVPNLPDIQSRLAYVSCVRQLEEVKSSDYCEYIRPPIDKYKTLQFTNFDEIKDVGYQHGKTYFEGQSKAGVLPRFNADRENARALRAKHQASNQQSVSSYTFTDLAQMVCKVSRGSRYTDLDIDSDTDELEEYEADLEEDAQEVGYASEPTADILDQSPDENHLRRRNGGSLSLSDTEAESELNYHPKIF, encoded by the exons atgaaTAACGCAATGCACGGAATATTTTCTACTTTCGAAATATTTAGAAACTGTCTAATCTCTATTTGTAAAAATGGAGCAATTGCTTTGGAATTACAT GTAGTGGAATTATTTAATAGATACAATGATAATTTTGGATCATATATCTTTTCAACATGGATTGGCAAATTATTCACAGAGTATCAAATGTCAAAGACTTTGTTTGTTATTGTGGCATTGATTCTTTTGATTTTACTTGTTGTGTGTATAATTGTTCTACGAAAATGGAAGAACAAAGAATTTCTCCCAGAAGTGAAAGAATTTGTCGGAGTGGGTACAGGCAAACCAAGATTCAGAAAAAGGGACAAGGTACTCTTTTATGGGAGAAAAATGTTACGCAAAGTAAAATCCATTGGTGGGCAAGTACATGCAACTGGACAAGGAAAGAAACGAAAGGCTGTTATGCGATTTGCAAGAAGACTATTACAACTTAAAAAAGATTCAGCTCCACAACAGTTAAAA GTTTTGGAACCACCTGCTGAATATTTGGAAGAAGATCTAGGTCCTGGAGATAGAGTACCACCAGATGCTTTGTACATGTTGCAAAGCATTCGAGTATTTGGTCATTTTGAAAAGCCTGTATTCTTGAAATTATGCAAGCATACAGAAATTATGAGCTTACCAGCTGGAAgtagtttatttaaaattggAGATCCggatgaaaatttatttattgtccAACAAGGCTTGGTCAATGTTTATATTACAGGACCAGATGGTTCCCAAATATCGTTAAAGCTAGTAAAAACAGGGGAATCGGTAACTAGTCTTCTTAGCTTCACAGATGTACTTACTGGGCATACAAGTACCTATAAAACTGTATCTGCTAGAACTATGGAGGATTCTATAGTAGTCAAGTTACCAATGAGCGCATTTCAAGAG GTTTTTCAAGATCATCCCGATGCATTCGTTCGAGTTATCCAGGTCATTATGGTTCGCCTCCAAAGAGTCACCTTTACTGCTTTACACCAATATCTTGGATTATCTGCTGAATTAGTTAATCAAGGAACACATAAAAAGAAACAGAGTCCATTTTCTGGATCGCCGGTTAGATCGAGAACCAAGGAAAATTTCATGACACAAAATACAGAAAATCAATGCTTTCCGCCAGCATCTACTTCGTCGGAGCAACACGATGGAAGTGAAATGCTACAGCGCGATATTTCTACGTTGAATAGTCCTCACTCTGTACCTATTGTTATAAATCGACGGCCAAAGACTAATCTTGATtggaaaaatcaaaatttaagTCCGCAATCGGATCAGAATATAgcgaatatggtaccagaatgtgaTTCTCATTGGCCAAATTCTTCGCCCGTAACACCGCAACAATTATACCACGAATCACAACAGGGATCACAACCAGACGTTGTACATACAGGCAGTTCTCATCCGAGCAAAAAACGATCAACTACTACAGAACCAATTCAGCAGCAACTAGACGAAGCACATCTTGTTCAAATAGCTACAGAAGCATTTGTTAGAGAACTTGGTTTAGAAGACGAATCAATACTCAAAGATGGCAAGGTGCAAATTAGAGAAGTACCTGCTGGAACTTATTTAATGAAGGAAGAATCTCATAAG GATGTTGCTCTCGTCTATATCGTATCTGGTTTACTAACTGTTAGTCAGCGCGTTCCAGAAGGCAGAGATGTAGGCCAAGAAGTTCACATGTTTAGTGCTCATCAAGGTGAAATTGTTGGAGGATTGGCTGTATTGACTGGAGAACCTTCTTTTTATACCATCAGAGCAAAACATCCTAGTCGTATAGCGCTTCTTAGTAAATCGACATTCTTTGCCATTATGAGAGAACAGCCTACTGTTGTATTGCACGTAGCTCACTCGGTTGTTCGAAGACTTAGTCCTTTTGTTAGACAG GTTGATTTTGCTCTCGACTGGCTATTTCTTGAAAGCGGAAGAGCAGTGTACAGACAAGGCGATGAATCGGACTCGACATTTATTGTATTAAGTGGTCGCCTTCGATCGGTAATTACGTATAAAAACGGAAAAAAAGAACTCGTTGCGGAATACGGAAAAGGAGACCTAGTAGGTATCGTAGAAATGGTCACACAAACTCCACGATCAACGACAGTAATGGCAGTACGAGACTCTGAACTGGCAAAACTTCCCGAAGGATTATTTAACGTAATCAAACTTCGTTTCCCAATAGTAGTTACGAGACTTATAAATTTACTTGGACATCGTATCCTTGGAACTTGGCAACAACCACGTACAAAGAATGGTAGCAGTGATAAACG acgagCTGCTGCGACAGTCGATACAAGACCGGCTCAAGTAAATTTTTCAACTGTTGCTATAGTCCCAGTATCCGATGATGTACCATTGACTGCATTTACGTACGAACTTTATCATTCGTTATGTGCTATCGGGCCTTGCTTACGCCTTACTTCAGACGTTGTCCGAAAA acacTAGGTAGCACTATCATGGAACCCGCAAATGAATATCGTTTAACTTCGTGGCTTGCACAACAAGAAGATCAACATCGAATTTCATTGTACCAGTGCGATCCAACATACACATTGTGGACTCAACGATGCGTTCGACAAGCTGACTGTATTTTTATTGTGGGTTTGGGAGATAGGCCTCCTTCTATAGGTAGAACCGAACGCGAAATCGAGCGTTTAGTAATGAGAACGCAAAAAGAATTAGTACTTTTACACAAAGAACAGAGCGGGCAACGGCCTACGAATACGGTGCAGTGGTTGAATATGAGATCTTGGATTTCTAGTCATCATCATATTCTATGTCCTAAACGAATGTTTACAAGAAGGTCTCAATATAGAATT AATGAATTATATTCCAAGGTTCTCATGTCAGAGCCAAATGTTCATAGTGATTTTAGTAGACTCGCTCGGTGGATAACCGGAACATCGGTTGGACTTGTGCTTGGAGGTGGTGGTGCTAGAGGTGCAGCTCACGTAGGAATGCTCAAAGCAATCATTGAAGCCGGAATACCTATAGACATGGTCGGTGGTGTCAGTATTGGAGCATTTATGGGTGCATTATATTGCATGGAAAAGAATATTACGACGACGACTCAGAAAGCTCGTGAATGGTCTAAG AAAATGACACAATGGTGGAGACAGATAATGGACCTGACGTATCCGGTGACATCCATGTTCTCTGGAAAAGATTTTAATAAAACGATTCAAGCAACGTTTGGTGATACATATATAGAAGACCTATGGTTACCATATTTTACGATAACTACAGACATCACTGATTCTTGTATGCGTACACACACACACG GATCGCTGTGGCGGTACATTCGGGCTTCGATGTCTTTGTCTGGTTATATGCCACCCATGTGTGACCCAGTTGATGGCCATCTCCTGCTCGACGGCGGGTACGTCAATAACCTTCCAG CTGACGAAATGTTGAGGCAAGGAGCACACCATATTTTGGCCATTGACGTCGGGTCACAGGATGATACAGATTTAACAAATTACGGAGATTCTCTGTCCGGTTGGTGGTTGTTGTGGAAACGATGGAATCCTTTCGCAACACCTGTTAAAGTACCAAATTTGCCTGATATACAATCAAGATTAGCATACGTGAGTTGCGTGCGACAACTGGAAGAAGTGAAAAGCTCTGATTATTGTGAATATATCAGGCCACCGATAGATAAATATAAAACTCTTCAATTTACTAATTTTGATGAGATTAAAGATGTTGGGTATCAACATG GAAAGACTTATTTCGAAGGACAATCAAAAGCAGGAGTTCTTCCACGATTTAATGCTGATAGAGAAAATGCACGAGCGTTGCGAGCAAAACATCAGGCGTCAAATCAGCAATCTGTATCTTCTTACACGTTTACAGATTTAGCTCAGATGGTGTGCAAAGTTTCTAGAGGAAGTCGATATACAGATCTGGACATTGATTCTGATACAGATGAATTAGAAGAATATGAGGCAGATCTAGAGGAAGATGCACAAGAAGTAGGTTATGCCTCAGAACCCACTGCCGATATTCTAGATCAG AGTCCTGACGAAAATCATCTACGGCGCAGAAATGGTGGTTCGTTGAGTCTATCAGACACGGAAGCAGAGTCAGAACTAAATTACCatccaaaaatattttag
- the Sws gene encoding patatin like phospholipase domain containing sws isoform X6, with protein MNNAMHGIFSTFEIFRNCLISICKNGAIALELHVVELFNRYNDNFGSYIFSTWIGKLFTEYQMSKTLFVIVALILLILLVVCIIVLRKWKNKEFLPEVKEFVGVGTGKPRFRKRDKVLFYGRKMLRKVKSIGGQVHATGQGKKRKAVMRFARRLLQLKKDSAPQQLKVLEPPAEYLEEDLGPGDRVPPDALYMLQSIRVFGHFEKPVFLKLCKHTEIMSLPAGSSLFKIGDPDENLFIVQQGLVNVYITGPDGSQISLKLVKTGESVTSLLSFTDVLTGHTSTYKTVSARTMEDSIVVKLPMSAFQEVFQDHPDAFVRVIQVIMVRLQRVTFTALHQYLGLSAELVNQGTHKKKQSPFSGSPVRSRTKENFMTQNTENQCFPPASTSSEQHDGSEMLQRDISTLNSPHSVPIVINRRPKTNLDWKNQNLSPQSDQNIANMVPECDSHWPNSSPVTPQQLYHESQQGSQPDVVHTGSSHPSKKRSTTTEPIQQQLDEAHLVQIATEAFVRELGLEDESILKDGKVQIREVPAGTYLMKEESHKDVALVYIVSGLLTVSQRVPEGRDVGQEVHMFSAHQGEIVGGLAVLTGEPSFYTIRAKHPSRIALLSKSTFFAIMREQPTVVLHVAHSVVRRLSPFVRQVDFALDWLFLESGRAVYRQGDESDSTFIVLSGRLRSVITYKNGKKELVAEYGKGDLVGIVEMVTQTPRSTTVMAVRDSELAKLPEGLFNVIKLRFPIVVTRLINLLGHRILGTWQQPRTKNGSSDKRRAAATVDTRPAQVNFSTVAIVPVSDDVPLTAFTYELYHSLCAIGPCLRLTSDVVRKTLGSTIMEPANEYRLTSWLAQQEDQHRISLYQCDPTYTLWTQRCVRQADCIFIVGLGDRPPSIGRTEREIERLVMRTQKELVLLHKEQSGQRPTNTVQWLNMRSWISSHHHILCPKRMFTRRSQYRINELYSKVLMSEPNVHSDFSRLARWITGTSVGLVLGGGGARGAAHVGMLKAIIEAGIPIDMVGGVSIGAFMGALYCMEKNITTTTQKAREWSKKMTQWWRQIMDLTYPVTSMFSGKDFNKTIQATFGDTYIEDLWLPYFTITTDITDSCMRTHTHGSLWRYIRASMSLSGYMPPMCDPVDGHLLLDGGYVNNLPAK; from the exons atgaaTAACGCAATGCACGGAATATTTTCTACTTTCGAAATATTTAGAAACTGTCTAATCTCTATTTGTAAAAATGGAGCAATTGCTTTGGAATTACAT GTAGTGGAATTATTTAATAGATACAATGATAATTTTGGATCATATATCTTTTCAACATGGATTGGCAAATTATTCACAGAGTATCAAATGTCAAAGACTTTGTTTGTTATTGTGGCATTGATTCTTTTGATTTTACTTGTTGTGTGTATAATTGTTCTACGAAAATGGAAGAACAAAGAATTTCTCCCAGAAGTGAAAGAATTTGTCGGAGTGGGTACAGGCAAACCAAGATTCAGAAAAAGGGACAAGGTACTCTTTTATGGGAGAAAAATGTTACGCAAAGTAAAATCCATTGGTGGGCAAGTACATGCAACTGGACAAGGAAAGAAACGAAAGGCTGTTATGCGATTTGCAAGAAGACTATTACAACTTAAAAAAGATTCAGCTCCACAACAGTTAAAA GTTTTGGAACCACCTGCTGAATATTTGGAAGAAGATCTAGGTCCTGGAGATAGAGTACCACCAGATGCTTTGTACATGTTGCAAAGCATTCGAGTATTTGGTCATTTTGAAAAGCCTGTATTCTTGAAATTATGCAAGCATACAGAAATTATGAGCTTACCAGCTGGAAgtagtttatttaaaattggAGATCCggatgaaaatttatttattgtccAACAAGGCTTGGTCAATGTTTATATTACAGGACCAGATGGTTCCCAAATATCGTTAAAGCTAGTAAAAACAGGGGAATCGGTAACTAGTCTTCTTAGCTTCACAGATGTACTTACTGGGCATACAAGTACCTATAAAACTGTATCTGCTAGAACTATGGAGGATTCTATAGTAGTCAAGTTACCAATGAGCGCATTTCAAGAG GTTTTTCAAGATCATCCCGATGCATTCGTTCGAGTTATCCAGGTCATTATGGTTCGCCTCCAAAGAGTCACCTTTACTGCTTTACACCAATATCTTGGATTATCTGCTGAATTAGTTAATCAAGGAACACATAAAAAGAAACAGAGTCCATTTTCTGGATCGCCGGTTAGATCGAGAACCAAGGAAAATTTCATGACACAAAATACAGAAAATCAATGCTTTCCGCCAGCATCTACTTCGTCGGAGCAACACGATGGAAGTGAAATGCTACAGCGCGATATTTCTACGTTGAATAGTCCTCACTCTGTACCTATTGTTATAAATCGACGGCCAAAGACTAATCTTGATtggaaaaatcaaaatttaagTCCGCAATCGGATCAGAATATAgcgaatatggtaccagaatgtgaTTCTCATTGGCCAAATTCTTCGCCCGTAACACCGCAACAATTATACCACGAATCACAACAGGGATCACAACCAGACGTTGTACATACAGGCAGTTCTCATCCGAGCAAAAAACGATCAACTACTACAGAACCAATTCAGCAGCAACTAGACGAAGCACATCTTGTTCAAATAGCTACAGAAGCATTTGTTAGAGAACTTGGTTTAGAAGACGAATCAATACTCAAAGATGGCAAGGTGCAAATTAGAGAAGTACCTGCTGGAACTTATTTAATGAAGGAAGAATCTCATAAG GATGTTGCTCTCGTCTATATCGTATCTGGTTTACTAACTGTTAGTCAGCGCGTTCCAGAAGGCAGAGATGTAGGCCAAGAAGTTCACATGTTTAGTGCTCATCAAGGTGAAATTGTTGGAGGATTGGCTGTATTGACTGGAGAACCTTCTTTTTATACCATCAGAGCAAAACATCCTAGTCGTATAGCGCTTCTTAGTAAATCGACATTCTTTGCCATTATGAGAGAACAGCCTACTGTTGTATTGCACGTAGCTCACTCGGTTGTTCGAAGACTTAGTCCTTTTGTTAGACAG GTTGATTTTGCTCTCGACTGGCTATTTCTTGAAAGCGGAAGAGCAGTGTACAGACAAGGCGATGAATCGGACTCGACATTTATTGTATTAAGTGGTCGCCTTCGATCGGTAATTACGTATAAAAACGGAAAAAAAGAACTCGTTGCGGAATACGGAAAAGGAGACCTAGTAGGTATCGTAGAAATGGTCACACAAACTCCACGATCAACGACAGTAATGGCAGTACGAGACTCTGAACTGGCAAAACTTCCCGAAGGATTATTTAACGTAATCAAACTTCGTTTCCCAATAGTAGTTACGAGACTTATAAATTTACTTGGACATCGTATCCTTGGAACTTGGCAACAACCACGTACAAAGAATGGTAGCAGTGATAAACG acgagCTGCTGCGACAGTCGATACAAGACCGGCTCAAGTAAATTTTTCAACTGTTGCTATAGTCCCAGTATCCGATGATGTACCATTGACTGCATTTACGTACGAACTTTATCATTCGTTATGTGCTATCGGGCCTTGCTTACGCCTTACTTCAGACGTTGTCCGAAAA acacTAGGTAGCACTATCATGGAACCCGCAAATGAATATCGTTTAACTTCGTGGCTTGCACAACAAGAAGATCAACATCGAATTTCATTGTACCAGTGCGATCCAACATACACATTGTGGACTCAACGATGCGTTCGACAAGCTGACTGTATTTTTATTGTGGGTTTGGGAGATAGGCCTCCTTCTATAGGTAGAACCGAACGCGAAATCGAGCGTTTAGTAATGAGAACGCAAAAAGAATTAGTACTTTTACACAAAGAACAGAGCGGGCAACGGCCTACGAATACGGTGCAGTGGTTGAATATGAGATCTTGGATTTCTAGTCATCATCATATTCTATGTCCTAAACGAATGTTTACAAGAAGGTCTCAATATAGAATT AATGAATTATATTCCAAGGTTCTCATGTCAGAGCCAAATGTTCATAGTGATTTTAGTAGACTCGCTCGGTGGATAACCGGAACATCGGTTGGACTTGTGCTTGGAGGTGGTGGTGCTAGAGGTGCAGCTCACGTAGGAATGCTCAAAGCAATCATTGAAGCCGGAATACCTATAGACATGGTCGGTGGTGTCAGTATTGGAGCATTTATGGGTGCATTATATTGCATGGAAAAGAATATTACGACGACGACTCAGAAAGCTCGTGAATGGTCTAAG AAAATGACACAATGGTGGAGACAGATAATGGACCTGACGTATCCGGTGACATCCATGTTCTCTGGAAAAGATTTTAATAAAACGATTCAAGCAACGTTTGGTGATACATATATAGAAGACCTATGGTTACCATATTTTACGATAACTACAGACATCACTGATTCTTGTATGCGTACACACACACACG GATCGCTGTGGCGGTACATTCGGGCTTCGATGTCTTTGTCTGGTTATATGCCACCCATGTGTGACCCAGTTGATGGCCATCTCCTGCTCGACGGCGGGTACGTCAATAACCTTCCAG CTAAGTGA